GTAATGTCCCGCCCGCCCGGCGATTTTCAACTGGGAAAACGCGATGCAGATCCGATCGGGTCCGGCCGTGTATCGAGCGGAACGGTGACCGGTATCGGCGGCCCCAATCTGAAGCCCGAAAACGTTGACCCTGAACCCGAGTACGCTCCGCCGCCCGTCAAACGCGATCCGCCGGTCACCAAGCCCGGCCCGCCAAAGTCGATTGGTGTCGTAAATAGCCGCGCGACCTCATTGCCGAAACCACAGTATTCGGCCGCGGCGATCGCTATGAACGCACAAGGAAGGGTGGATATTCAGGTAGTGATCGACGAAACCGGAAAGGTCATCTCAGCTAGTGCCGTCAGCGGACACCCAATGCTCCGGACCGCCGCCGAACAGGCCGCCCGAAACGCACGATTTACGCCGACACTATTATCGAACGTACCCATCAAGGTGACCGGCGTTATCACCTATAACTTCACCCGTCAGTAAGGCATTTGTCTGATATGCGGTTTAGAAAGGCGGGCCCGAACGGCCTGCCTTTTTTCAATGCCGGAGCAGTTTGATAAGTCCGTCGGTATCGAGATCGAATACCGGCGTTGAAAACTGTTGTTTGAGTTCGCTGTAGGCCATTCCGTCTATAAAGATCGGCTCATCCGATTTGATCGTAACGCGTGGTATGATCACAAAATCGCCGACGACCTGATCTTGGACAGCCAAAAGATCCCGCCCGCCCAGCAATCCGGTGACCGAGACATCGCCGCCAAAATAAATGTTGGGTACGGCGACGACCTTTAGCCGGGATCCGGACGAACTATTAAAGCGTTCGATCTGTTCTATGAGCGTCGGGGCAAACATCTCGCCCGTCAGGATCGTTCCGAACAATCGGCCGCTCGGATAATCCAGTGACGTCGCAACGCCCTCTTTCTCGACCGGCACCTTGGCCTCGGGGTGTGTCCGGACATTCTTAAAGAATTGTTTTGCCAGATCGACGGCTTCTGACCGCCGGTCTTTGGACACACCATTCTCAAACACGGTTTCAAATTGGGCGAGAAAAGTGCGGATCATTCCGACTCCGTCTTCGATCTGCGGATAATTGCCGTAATGACTGCGTGCCGGTATCTCCGCCCCCGCTTTGAGGTAGATCTCATCGCCGAGAAATGCAAAGGTATCGCCGAGTGTTGACCGAAACTCTTCTTGCAGGGCTTCGACCTGTACGATCGTCCGGCGGCAAAATTCCGGCGTAACGCGGGTAAGGCGTTCGTCAGTGTTGTAACGCGTTAACGCAACGGGCACGACCGCGGTCGAAACAACCTTTGGATAATGCTCGGCAAGGTCGCGAAGCGTCTTTTCGAGGATCGCTCCGTCGTTGATCTCCGGACATAAGACAACCTGAGCGTGAAGCTCAATATCCGCCGCCAGCAATCGCTCGAGCTTATCGGAGATATCCGCCCGTGATTCGTCAACACCGAGCAGATACGCCCGCGTTTTGAGATCCGTCGCATGGACCGAGACATACTGCGGCGACAAACGCTGCTCGATGATCCGCTTCATCTCGTCCTCCGTGATGGACGAGAGTGTGGTGTAGTTGCCGTAGAGAAACGACAGACGAATATCTTCGTCACGAACGAACAGCGAAGGCCGTGCGTCGTCCGGGTTGCCTTTGCAGAAGCAGAACAGGCATTCATTGGCACATTGACGCGGCACGATCTGCTCGAACATCAACCCAAAATCTTCGGATTCGTCTCGGTCAAATTCGATCTCGATCGTCTCGCCATCAGGCTTTTTCACCTGAAAGGTCAATTCCGTTTCACCCGCCGTCTGAAATCTAAAATCCAGATAGTCACGCACACGTCGGCCGTTGACCTTGACGATCCGGTCATTCGGTTCTAACTCAAGTTCTTCGGCGAGGCTCGCCGGAGTGACTTCGGTGATCATCACGCCCGGACGGCGAAGCTGAGTAATAGCTGGTGTAACGGCAAATTCGTACATATCTAACTTACTTAGTGTATGTTTCCGACAATGGCATTGGCAAATAAAAGCAAAAATAAGAACGCGGACTTAACGGAGCGGGCAAACTTCGCAAGATGAGGGAGATCAATTAGTTTGATCTCCCAGATCTGCAAAGCTCCAAACGATCCGCGTCGTCCGCGTTCAAAACATACCCGAGATTACGCTGCCTGAGCACTCAGGTCGATCAACGAATCGAGCGGCGTGTACTCGCGATCCTGCGAGGTTGCAACCGCTTCGTAGGTCAGCTTTCCGGCGTATGTGTTCACACCTTCAGCAAGCCCGGCATCGTCCTTGATAGCCTGCTCAAACCCCTTATTAGCAAGAGCAAGAGCGTAAGGCAAGGTCGCGTTTGTCAGAGCAAACGTCGAGGTTCTCGGCACGGCACCCGGCATATTGGCTACGCAGTAGTGCAGCACACCTTCCTCGTAATAGGTCGGGTTCGAGTGCGTCGTCGCGTGCGTCGTTTCAAAGCATCCGCCTTGATCGACGGCAACGTCAACGAGGACTGCACCGTGCGGGATCAGCTGCAGCATGTCGCGGGTCACGAGTTTCGGAGCTGCGGCACCGACGACCAAAACCGCACCGATGATGAGATCGGCGTGTGAAATAGCTTCTTCGATCTGATAACGCGACGATGCGAGCGTTTGAACCTTTGACAGAAAGATATCATCGAGCTGTCGCAGACGGTCGAGATCGCGGTCGATGATCGTGACCTTTGCACCCAATCCAACAGCCATTTTCGCCGCCTCGGTACCGACGATCCCGCCGCCGAGAATGACGACGTTTGCCGCCGGCACTCCCGGAACACCGCCGAGCAAAATACCGCGGCCGCCGTTCATTTTTTCAAGATAGGTTGCACCGACCTGCACCGACATACGTCCGGCAACCTCTGACATCGGTATCAGCAGCGGCAAACGGCGACCGCTCGTGATGGTCTCATACGCGACGCCCGTAACCTTTCGCTCAAGCATTTGCTTGGTCAGTTCAAACTCAGGTGCAAGATGCAGATACGTGAAAAGCAGTTGATTCTCTCGCATCCGCGGATATTCCGGTGCGACCGGTTCTTTGACCTTGACGATCATATCGCCGGCAGCCCAGACCTCGTCTGCCGTATCCAGCATCTGCCCGCCGGCCTTTGCATACTGCTCGTCCTTAAAACCCGAGCCTTCGCCCGCAGTTTTTTGCACAAAAACAGTATGGCCAGCGTGCGTCAATGCCTGAACTCCCGCGGGCGTCAAGCCGACGCGGTATTCGTTATCCTTGATTTCTTTTGGTAATCCGATATTCATATATAAAGTCTCCAAACAGGGCGATTTTTGTATCGTCAACAATGTATTTCGTGAATCATTAAAATATCATTACGTTCGGTCAAAAACAATTAATGACGCTATAAGTTTTACGATTTGAATTCTCACTAAAACGACCAAATCATAGGTATCAAGACCGTTGCCATTATCCAGAACATAATGTTCAGCGGAGTGCCGACCTTAACAAAATCAAGGAATTTATATTGGCCCGGCCCGTAGATCATTGTGTTGGTCTGATAGCCAACCGGTGTCATAAAGCTTGCCGAGGCCGCAAAGGTTATGGCCATCAAAAATGGCGTTGGCTCGACTCCCATTGTGTTTGCAGTAGCGATAGCTATCGGAGCCAGAAGCGCCGCCGTCGCGTTATTCGACATCGTTTCAGTGAGAAGCGACGTTAGAAGGTAAAACGCAGAAACCAGAGCGATCGGTCCGTAGACACCGATATATCGCAGCATATTCGACGAAAGCAGCCCTGCCGCTCCCGATTTGTCCAGCGCAACGCCGAGTGAAAGAACTCCGGCAAGCAGAAAGATTATCTTCCATTCGATCGCGATGTAAGCTTCCTCAAGGGAAATACAACGTGTAAAAACCATCGCGATCGCTCCGACCAGAGCGGTCACGACGATCGGAGCCAAGTTAAAGGTCGCTGCGAGAACAACGCCGGCAACGATAAGGATCGCAAAGATAGCTTTGTCACGGCGAAATGCTGTCGTCTCCATTTCGGAGGTGATGATAAACTCACCACTCTTCCTGATGGCCGCAATCCGGCTCTGCTCGATCTCCATCAGTAGCACGTCGCCGCCGCGGAGCACAGTGTTGGAGAGCTTTTCGTGCACGACGCGTCCACCATGGCGGATCGCCAAAACATTTGCTCCGTAACGATCCCGAAACTGACTGCCTTGTAGGGTGTCGGCAATCAAGTTCGAGTTTGGTTCGATAACTGCTTCGATCAAGCGGTAATTGTCGAGAGCGACGTTATCATCACGCCATTTGGTCTGCGGCTGAAAAAGTACACCTTCGCGTTCTTGTAGATTGCGAATGTTTTCAAGATCACAGCGGATCAAAAGGATATCGCCGGCCTGTAGTATCACGTCAGGCGTCGGAAGTTGAATGATCAGCTCATCTCGTTGGATCTTTACAATGCCGAGATCGAGGTCGTGAACGATGGGTGCATCCCTGATCATCTTCCCTACCGATGACGCATGCGGCAGAAGCACGACTTCGGTCAAATATTCACTCATTGTGAAATTGTCGACCAAATTCTCACCACCGCGTCGCTCCGGGATCAAACGGATTCCGACGATCAGCAGATAAACAACCCCGACAGCGAACATCGCGAGCCCCAGAGGCAGAAACTCAAACATCGTAAATGCTCTGAGTCCATTTTTTTCCGCGATGGAACTGACAAGTATATTTGTCGATGTGCCAATGAGAGTACAAACGCCGCCAAACATCGAGGCGAACGAAACCGGCATTAGGATCTTTGACGCACTAATGCCGGTTTCCTTTGCAACGCCCAATAAAATTGGCAGGAAGATGGCGATCACCGGCGTGTTATTGATAAAGGCTGACAGAAGGCCGACGATCAGCATTACAGCGATAATGCCGACCCAGAAACCACGTTTGAAAACGCTATTTGTAAATTCGCCAAGGTAATTGACGGCGCCCGTTTTGAACAACCCGGCGCCCAAGACAAACATTGACCCGACCGTGATCGTCGCCGAGTTGCTAAAGCCGGCGAGCCCTTGCGACGGCGTGATTATTCCCGAGATAAGCAACAACGCCATAACGAGCAGAGCCACAAGGTCTACCCGAAACTTCTCGGTAACGAAAAGGAACGCCGCCAAGATCAGAACGGCCAAAACAATAATGATCTGTAGGGACATTAATTCTGCCAATCACCGCTAAATGGAATGACCTTAGCAGGTCGACCGCGTCGACGAAATGTCTTGCGAATTACGGCTGCACATTCCTCACGACGAAGTTGAAATTTAACTCGCCAATCATTTCAATAAGGCATCAAACGAAACTCGTCCAGAATCTCGGTCCGATACAAATGAAGGAATAGTAACCAAAAAGCGATATTCTCTTTCGAGTGAAGAGACAGCGTCTCGCCTCCCCACTTTCCGAGATATCACTTGACGGCAAAAAAGGCCGCCAGACAATCCATTTCGTCTTCAGGGAAGACTCTAGTCGTCTTGATCTGCTCGCAAAGATCGGGAAAATTCCAAGTCGACCTCGGATCGCGACGTTTCATTTCTTAGTGCTTGTAACCATCAAAACGGAGGGCAGAGGTATCGAGAATTTCTCCCTCTTCCATCCGTGCCATATTTATATTTCCACCTCATCGATCTGAGCCTTCTGCAACTTGCCCGAATGATCGATATACAGTGCTTTCCACTCCGTGAAGATGTCAAGAACCTGTGTTCCGGCTTCGCGGTGGCCGTTGCCCGTACCCTTGGTTCCGCCAAACGGCAGATGGACCTCAGCACCGATGGTGGCTGAGTTAACGTAGCAAATGCCGGTATATAGTTCCTGCATCGCGTAAAAGGCCTGATTGATATCCTGTGTATAGATCGCCGACGAAAGGCCGTATGCGACGCCGTTGACGATCTCGATCGCCTCATCAAGCGTCGAGAATGGGATCACGCTCGTGACCGGGCCGAAGATCTCTTCCTGGCCGATCCGCATGCCCGGCTTCACGTCTGTAAAGACTGTCGGTTCAATAAAATAGCCATTCTTGAAGTCGCCTTTGGTCATAATGTTGCCGCCGCAGGCGAGCGTGGCTTTGTCGTGGATCTTGCCGATCTCGATGTAGCCGCGAATCTTTTCCATCGCCCGCTCGTTGATCACGGGTCCGACCTCTGTCCGCGGATCAAGGCCGCTGCCGACGCGGAGCTTTTTGACTCGTTCGACGAGCTTTTCGCAGAATTTCTTATAGACTTTTTTGTGTACGACCAGTCGCGACGAAGCTGTGCAGCGTTGTCCGCTGGTGCCGAACGCTCCCCATAGCGAACCGTCGACCGCATTATCAATGTCGGCGTCATCCATCACGATGATCGCGTTTTTGCCGCCCATTTCGAGACTGACGATCTTGTTATCTCGGGCACACGCCTCGGCGATCGTGCGTCCGGTCGATGTCGAACCGGTAAACGAGATCAGCCGAACGTCTTGATGGTCGACAAGTGCGGCTCCCGCGTCGCCGAATCCATTTACAACATTGACGACTCCTGCCGGAATGCCGGCCTCCTCGCACGACTTAACAAGATTGATCGTCGAAAGCGGCACATCTTCGCCGGATTTGATAACGACCGTATTACCGCAAACCAGAGCCGGTATTAGCTTCCAAGACGGGATTGCCATCGGGAAATTGAACGGCGTGATCAGCCCGCACAGGCCAACCGGTTGGCGGACGCACATTGCGAACTTATTGGGCATTTCGGCCGGTGTGGTAAATCCGTGTAGGCGGCGGCCTTCGCCCGCTGTATAGTACGTACAGTCTATTGCTTCCTGCACATCGCCGCCGGCTTCCTTGAGCACCTTGCCCATCTCGCGGGTCATCTGCTGCGTAAATGTGTCCTTATTCTTGCGCAGAATTTCGCCGAGTGTGAATAGTATCTCGGCTCGTTTCGGGGCCGGCGTGCGGCGCCACCTCGTCGCGGCACCCTTGGCAGCAGCGACGGCGGCATTGACATCATCTTGATTTGAGGCCGGAAATCGCCCGACAATATCGGATGTGTCGGCGGGATTAACGTTGTCAAACCACTCGCCGGACGACGACTTGACCCACTCGCCGCCGATGTAATTGTAATATTTCTTTACTGTCTTCTTAGTCGTTTCTTGTTTTGCTTTTGCCATAAAATTAAGGATATTTATCCTATCTAACTGTAAATTGAACCAACTTAAATTGAGCCGTCTTTGACCGCGGATCGTACGAGATCACCTGTAAAACTACGGGATCGCCGGCCTTTAATTTTGCCACTATTTCACCAAAACTCTTTGTATCAGTCACACTCACACGGTTGATCCGCTGGATCAGATCGCCCTCACTCAGCACCGGTTCGCCGATGTTGGTGCGAATATCCGCAATGTAGCTCGCCGGATTGACTTCCCTTACAAGTAAACCTTTTTGGCCCTCAAGTTTATAGGTCGCGGCGAGCGTCGGGGTAAGGTCCGCGAGTGTTAGGCCAAACGGCTTTTCGGGCGGCTTGACCCCGTCGACCGGCAACTTGCGGCCGCTATCGTCATCCGCAGACGCCCGTGTAACGGTCGGACGTTCAGCGAGTTTGATCGTTATAGACTTTTTCTCGACGCCGCTCGCCGACTCACGCATAAAGACCATTTCGACCGAGGTGTCCGGCGACGTCGAAGCCACTTTGGCGATCAGGTCCTGAGCACTTATGACCTTTTGCTTATTAAATTCGACCACCACATCGCCGACCTGCAAACCTGCTAGAGCCGCCGAACTCTGTTTGTCGCGGAGTTCCGTGATTATTGCCCCGCGCTCATCTCCGAGTCCGTAAACCTTTGCGTATTCGGCTTTTACGGTATCAAGCAGCACTCCGAGATAACCACGCTTGACCTTGCCGAATTTCAATATCTGACCAAATACACGCTCCGTTTCATCCGCCGGCAGGGCAAATCCTACGCCGTTGGAATCGCCGCTCGTCGTCGCGATCTGCGAATTAACGCCGATCACTTCGCCGTCGAGGTTGACGAGTGGTCCGCCGGAGTTGCCGCGATTGATGGCAGCATCGGTCTGGATAAACTTCTGAAATGCCGACGTACCGGGCGTTTCACGCTTTTTCTGCGAGATAATACCCGCAGTAACGCTTTTCTCAAGCCCAAACGGTGAACCGATCGCCAGCACCCAGTCGCCAACCTCGGACTTGTCCGCATCCCCGAAGGCGAGTGCCGGAAGTTCGCGTCCCGCGTCGATCTTCAGCACCGCGATGTCCGTCTCCTCATCCGCACCGATGACCTTGGCGATAAACTCCTCACCG
This is a stretch of genomic DNA from Chloracidobacterium sp.. It encodes these proteins:
- a CDS encoding energy transducer TonB produces the protein MFDRLIESVPVSADIKNRRSYFMTSSVVVGMLFLAAVVVSIYAKDFDLGNGSLETSTLIAPVEMAAEASKPEPTRPRAEPTQTSTQLPTRKENMASTFEPTIVPTTTSVARNPVMSRPPGDFQLGKRDADPIGSGRVSSGTVTGIGGPNLKPENVDPEPEYAPPPVKRDPPVTKPGPPKSIGVVNSRATSLPKPQYSAAAIAMNAQGRVDIQVVIDETGKVISASAVSGHPMLRTAAEQAARNARFTPTLLSNVPIKVTGVITYNFTRQ
- a CDS encoding DUF512 domain-containing protein; translated protein: MYEFAVTPAITQLRRPGVMITEVTPASLAEELELEPNDRIVKVNGRRVRDYLDFRFQTAGETELTFQVKKPDGETIEIEFDRDESEDFGLMFEQIVPRQCANECLFCFCKGNPDDARPSLFVRDEDIRLSFLYGNYTTLSSITEDEMKRIIEQRLSPQYVSVHATDLKTRAYLLGVDESRADISDKLERLLAADIELHAQVVLCPEINDGAILEKTLRDLAEHYPKVVSTAVVPVALTRYNTDERLTRVTPEFCRRTIVQVEALQEEFRSTLGDTFAFLGDEIYLKAGAEIPARSHYGNYPQIEDGVGMIRTFLAQFETVFENGVSKDRRSEAVDLAKQFFKNVRTHPEAKVPVEKEGVATSLDYPSGRLFGTILTGEMFAPTLIEQIERFNSSSGSRLKVVAVPNIYFGGDVSVTGLLGGRDLLAVQDQVVGDFVIIPRVTIKSDEPIFIDGMAYSELKQQFSTPVFDLDTDGLIKLLRH
- the ald gene encoding alanine dehydrogenase, whose protein sequence is MNIGLPKEIKDNEYRVGLTPAGVQALTHAGHTVFVQKTAGEGSGFKDEQYAKAGGQMLDTADEVWAAGDMIVKVKEPVAPEYPRMRENQLLFTYLHLAPEFELTKQMLERKVTGVAYETITSGRRLPLLIPMSEVAGRMSVQVGATYLEKMNGGRGILLGGVPGVPAANVVILGGGIVGTEAAKMAVGLGAKVTIIDRDLDRLRQLDDIFLSKVQTLASSRYQIEEAISHADLIIGAVLVVGAAAPKLVTRDMLQLIPHGAVLVDVAVDQGGCFETTHATTHSNPTYYEEGVLHYCVANMPGAVPRTSTFALTNATLPYALALANKGFEQAIKDDAGLAEGVNTYAGKLTYEAVATSQDREYTPLDSLIDLSAQAA
- a CDS encoding SLC13 family permease, with translation MSLQIIIVLAVLILAAFLFVTEKFRVDLVALLVMALLLISGIITPSQGLAGFSNSATITVGSMFVLGAGLFKTGAVNYLGEFTNSVFKRGFWVGIIAVMLIVGLLSAFINNTPVIAIFLPILLGVAKETGISASKILMPVSFASMFGGVCTLIGTSTNILVSSIAEKNGLRAFTMFEFLPLGLAMFAVGVVYLLIVGIRLIPERRGGENLVDNFTMSEYLTEVVLLPHASSVGKMIRDAPIVHDLDLGIVKIQRDELIIQLPTPDVILQAGDILLIRCDLENIRNLQEREGVLFQPQTKWRDDNVALDNYRLIEAVIEPNSNLIADTLQGSQFRDRYGANVLAIRHGGRVVHEKLSNTVLRGGDVLLMEIEQSRIAAIRKSGEFIITSEMETTAFRRDKAIFAILIVAGVVLAATFNLAPIVVTALVGAIAMVFTRCISLEEAYIAIEWKIIFLLAGVLSLGVALDKSGAAGLLSSNMLRYIGVYGPIALVSAFYLLTSLLTETMSNNATAALLAPIAIATANTMGVEPTPFLMAITFAASASFMTPVGYQTNTMIYGPGQYKFLDFVKVGTPLNIMFWIMATVLIPMIWSF
- a CDS encoding aldehyde dehydrogenase family protein, which encodes MAKAKQETTKKTVKKYYNYIGGEWVKSSSGEWFDNVNPADTSDIVGRFPASNQDDVNAAVAAAKGAATRWRRTPAPKRAEILFTLGEILRKNKDTFTQQMTREMGKVLKEAGGDVQEAIDCTYYTAGEGRRLHGFTTPAEMPNKFAMCVRQPVGLCGLITPFNFPMAIPSWKLIPALVCGNTVVIKSGEDVPLSTINLVKSCEEAGIPAGVVNVVNGFGDAGAALVDHQDVRLISFTGSTSTGRTIAEACARDNKIVSLEMGGKNAIIVMDDADIDNAVDGSLWGAFGTSGQRCTASSRLVVHKKVYKKFCEKLVERVKKLRVGSGLDPRTEVGPVINERAMEKIRGYIEIGKIHDKATLACGGNIMTKGDFKNGYFIEPTVFTDVKPGMRIGQEEIFGPVTSVIPFSTLDEAIEIVNGVAYGLSSAIYTQDINQAFYAMQELYTGICYVNSATIGAEVHLPFGGTKGTGNGHREAGTQVLDIFTEWKALYIDHSGKLQKAQIDEVEI
- a CDS encoding trypsin-like peptidase domain-containing protein — encoded protein: MYRVRSFFTIGAAVFIAVLLVASAATKVSAQAMPSRESLSISFSSIAKKVGPAVVSIETKGKVPVTVATGNSTPGDSEDILDFFRRQQTRRPAFSVGSGFIVDKAGYVITNAHVIDNASRITVKLDSGEEFIAKVIGADEETDIAVLKIDAGRELPALAFGDADKSEVGDWVLAIGSPFGLEKSVTAGIISQKKRETPGTSAFQKFIQTDAAINRGNSGGPLVNLDGEVIGVNSQIATTSGDSNGVGFALPADETERVFGQILKFGKVKRGYLGVLLDTVKAEYAKVYGLGDERGAIITELRDKQSSAALAGLQVGDVVVEFNKQKVISAQDLIAKVASTSPDTSVEMVFMRESASGVEKKSITIKLAERPTVTRASADDDSGRKLPVDGVKPPEKPFGLTLADLTPTLAATYKLEGQKGLLVREVNPASYIADIRTNIGEPVLSEGDLIQRINRVSVTDTKSFGEIVAKLKAGDPVVLQVISYDPRSKTAQFKLVQFTVR